A segment of the Halodesulfovibrio sp. genome:
ATATACCATTACAGCCGCACGGCGAGGGGTTACATGCGATTCAACTTTATCAAAGTCCACGTTGGACTCTTTAAGAAAGCTAGAAAGGCGGGTAATTAATTCGTTTTCCAACCCCTTTTGAAAACGGGCGGGAAGCTCTTCTGTGCCGATTTCCAAAATAAATAAGGACATCTCAATTCTTCCTACGGACTAATCGTTATTTTTAGCAGGCATCAACGGGAAACCAAGCTCTTCGCGCTGCTGTGCGTACAAGCGGGCAACGCCAGAGGCAAGGGCACGCACACGACCAATGTAGCCAGTACGCTCCGTAATGGAAATAGCGCCACGAGCATCAAGCATATTGAAGGTATGGGAACACTTCAAACAGTAATCATACGCCGGAAGAGGCAATCCGGTTTCGCAAAGCTGCTTGCACTCTTTTTCAAACATATTGAAAAGCTCAAGAAGCATTTCTGGATCACTGTGCTCGAAGTTGTACTTGGACATTTCCACTTCGTTTTGATGGTATACCTGACCGTATGTAACTGTGTCGTTGTACATGAGATCGTACACAGACTCTTTTTCCTGCAAGTACATGCAGATACGCTCAAGACCATAGGTAATTTCTACGCTGGTTGGATGCAAGTCGATGCCACCGACCTGCTGGAAGTATGTAAACTGTGTTACTTCCATGCCATTCAGCCAAACTTCCCAGCCAAGCCCCCATGCACCGAGGGTTGGAGATTCCCAGTCATCTTCAACAAAGCGAATGTCGTGTGCAGACGGATCAATACCGAGTGCACGCAAGCTGTCGAGATAAATCTCCTGAATATTATCAGGAGACGGCTTTAACACAGCCTGAAACTGGAAATAATGCTGCAAGCGGTTCGGGTTTTCACCGTAGCGACCATCAGTTGGACGACGGGAAGGCTCTACATATGCCGCCTTCCACGGTTCCGGCCCAATAACACGCAAAAAAGTTGCGGGGTTAAACGTACCGGCTCCACACTCGATGTCGAACGGCTGCTGCAAAACACAGCCCTGTTTGGACCAAAAATCCTGCAGGGTGAGGATAACGTCTTGGAAGTTCATGTTGTTCCCCTGAATACTATATTCTCTACACGGCTTATGCCGAGTTGTTGTGGTAACTTTGTGTAGCGCTAAACGCGTCTAAACATTCCGTTTTCCCAGGAAAGACCTATATGATATTGAATAAAGCCGTCAATCGATCGCGAAAGCTCCTTGCGAGCTTTCGTGGAAAGTTTCAGCTCTGTCCAACGAAGCGGATAATTTTCCTGCACAAATCGCAAAGCGTCAAGAGATTCCTTACTTAATCTGAACCTCGGACCTTGCGATCGTGCACAGGCAGCGCATGTCAGCACGCCTTCCTGAACATGAAAAACAGGATATTTTAAGGTGTTAGAACACACCTGACAGACATGTAGCTCTGGATTATAGCCTTGATCGAATGCAAATCGAGCACGAAAAAAAATAGACCAGATTTTATCCAGTTCCTCTGATTCATTCAATAAAGCCAACATTTCAGAAAAAAGGTTGTATGCTGCGGGCGCACCTTCGAATGAAATACCCATAGCTTCCATAAACTTTTGGCAATTTACAGCAAGCCCGAGCCGCTCATGATTCACCCGAAGATTGTCAGGTGAGTCCATCAACGTACCCTCTTCTAAAGAAAAATATGTAGCCAGCTTACTTCCCTTAACGCGGAATAACACCCGATTCAAGTGATCTAAGCAGCCACAAAAACGCCTTCGGCTACGGCAGCCGCCAAAGGCAAAGGCATTCATAATTCCCCTTGTAGGAGACAAAAAGCGGACCCAAAGGTCCGCTTCTTTAAATCTTCCAATACGGAGGATAATAACTTTTTCGGTAAATTCCATCAGAACTATGAAGCGGCAATATGTACGGTGCGTACTTTACCATCTGATCCATTAAAGGAGTATGGTACGCCATCAAGTGTAAGTGAAATTCCGCCAGAGTTTCCTAAACGCAGAGACAGGTTTTTCGGGAAAGAAACAGTGAAACCTTCGCCATTGCGGAGTAAAAACTCCTTGCGTGGGAACCCTTCACCGGATGCTTCAATCCAGCAGTCAGCAGTGGCTTCAATACGCAATAAGCGCATTGGACCATCAACTTTTTTCTCCGCTGTTTTTTTAGCTGCATTTTGCGCAACAACATCAGAAGGAGCAACAACTGGCGCTGCTGGCTTCTTCGCGACAGCTTTAGCTTTAACAGGTTTCGGCTTAGCTTCAACTTTAGCAGCCTTAGGTGTTGCTGGCTTAGTTGCTTTTGCCTTTGCTTCTGCTTTTACTTCCTGCTTCGGAGCAGGCGCTGCTTTTTCAACAGGAGCCACTTCAGCAACCTGTGACTGTTCAGCCTGCTCTACAGGCTCTACTGGCTCCTGCACAACAGGTTCCTGCTCAGCAGGTTTTGGCTGCACAGGAACTTCTACAGTCGCCTCTTCACTATCAAGTGTCGCGGTGCTGGACTGCATAAAGTAGTAGCCCACCGCAGCGAGAACAGCAATAAGGACAATGATAGCAATAAGCTTAACAGGCGAACCCGATTTTTCCCTGCGGGCAATGACGGGTTCAGCAACTTCTTCCTCAAGCTCGTCCTTATACGCAACGTCAACCATTGCACCAAGTTCTTCAGGATCAAGCCCTACAACCATTGCGTAGCTTTTAACAAATCCTTTCACGTACACTGCATGAGGCAGTTCCGATTTAGTACCTGATTCTATAAATGCAAGTGTGCGCGGCGCCAATTTTATGCGTTCAGAAAGTTCTTCGAGAGTTATACCTTTTCGTTCCCGTTCCTCACGCAACAAGGTTCCGAGCTCCAGCATTTCAGACATCTGTACCTCCACTTACAGCCGAACGTCTACGACGGCATTATTACGCAGTTTTTCAGCGTATTCTTTAAAACTAGCTTCAAGACGAGGCGCTCTCAGCTTCGCTTCAATTTCCTGCGCCACTTCATCAAGCGGACGCAGTGAACCTTTAGTCTTACTATGCAATTTAATCAGTGCCTTATTTGATCCAATAGACAGCACATTAGAAACAGTACCATCTTCCATGGTATCCACTGCTGCCATCATCTGAGGCGAAATATCTTTCACACCAAGTTCACCAAGGTAGCCACCCTGCTCCTTGCCCGGTCCAACAGAATATTTTTGCACTGCTTCTTCGAACGAAATCTTTCCGGCAGCGAGTTCGCTTCTTACGTTGCTTACATTAGAATCATCACCAAAAATGAGTAAGCTAAGCTCGATTTTGCCATCAGCAGCAAACTCTGCCTTGTTTTTTTCGTAAAAACGCTCAACTTCTTCTTTTGTGATAACAACCTTACGCCCAACCATTAAACCAAGGAGACGCTGACGAATGATGGAAGCTCTTACACGCTCTTTTACAGAATCGACGGTAAGACCATCCTTTATAATCTGCTCTTTAGCTTTAGCAAGTGTGAGACCTCGCTGCTGAGCAAGCTTACGCAGCTCATTTTCAATTTCAGCCTCATCCACGGTAATTCCGCGTCGCTCAGCATCCTGTAAAAAAAGTTTTTCTGTTACAATGTTCTCAAGAACAGAGCTCAGAATAGATTTTACTTTTGGGCTGTCAGCATATTTGGAACCAAGCACTCCGGCTTTTTTAAGTTCCGGTATTGCAAGTTGTTTTAAATCATATAGTGTTACAATTTCACCATTCACCACCGCAGCAATTTTATTCACCAACTGTTCGGCATGTGCAGGTGTAGCAAGCATTACAATAGCTGCCAGCGCAACTAAAAATCTGGAGGGCATATTCTTCTCCCGATAGAGGTGATAAACATCTGCACACCATAGCTCCCCTTGTGATGCGCGAGTTCTTACTCCTTGGGTCTGTATTACCTTTTAAGCAATTATGCAATAATGAGAAAACTCAAATCCGCTATCCTTGCTGGATGTTTCATAAAATATTTTCTCATTGAATTTCAATCCTATATACCATCACCATCTTCGCTTTCACCGCCGGATTCATCAGCCGGTTCAGCGGAGGCTTCTTCTTGAATCGGGGCAGAATCAACCGGATTCTCATCATTATTTTTTTCGTGCAGCTTTTGTGAAAGAAGCGGTGTCACTTTAATTTGAGCACTTGTAACCTGCTTTTCCAACCAATCCATAAACGCACTGTTCATTTTTTGATCGATCAATACTCGCTCAATCACTGCGTATGCTTGAGATGGACCGAGAAGTTTTTCAGGAAGAACAGATAGCAACACCAGCTGCTCATACCCATATGCAGTCGTTGAAATATTACTGCTTGTTTTTGGTTTTAGCTGCTGTAGTGCTGATGCCCACTGGTGTGGCAAACGATTCTTTTTCAATTTAAGCTCACGCACAACCACATCAGACGGTAACGTCTCAACAACTTTTTTCCAATCTTCCGCTTTTTCTAACAGCACAGAAGACCGGAGCACCGCTTTTCTGTCGTTACTGCGAATAAGAAGAACATGGACACGCTCTGGAATATAAAACTCAGAAAGATTGTCTTTGTAATACTGTTCTGCTTCTTGGTATGTCAGAGATATTTTCGGGCGCAGAACATCATTAAAGAATAATTTCATTTCCAAATGACGCTTTAAAAACAATCGCCATACTTCGATATCAATATATTCTTCCGTAAGGGTCCGTTCGAAAAGGTCGTCTGGATAATCTGCTCTGATAGCAGCCTCTTCTTTTTCTACCTCCTCAGCAGAAACACTCAGCCCTTCTGCCTCCAAGGCGTCACCCACAAGCTTATAAACAATAAGTTCCGAAAGAACATTACCGTATTCCTCACTCATGGATTCAACAGAAGGGATAATACCGGACACCCATCCTATATTATTCAAATCATAACGCGATTCTAACTCTTTAAGATAAATCGGTTTACCATTAACCCGTGCTACAACACCTTTTTCTTCTGGATGCTGTGAGCAGCCTGCAACAAGAAACAGCAGGGTCAATATTAGTATGACTCGGCGCATTCAATACCCTTTATGCAGTTATAAGAGGTTCAAGTTCTTTTTTCAGTTTTGCAAGACGAGTACGCAAGTCATCTGTCCCCTTCAAAAGCAACTCAAGCGTTGCTGGAGGCGTGAGCTTGGCTCTGTCTATATTATCGTTCACCCATCCTACAAGTAACGCCGGAGAAATCACATCTGCATTTTCCGCCCATGTAAGACGCACTTTATCACGCAAAATATCAGCACGTTGCACCTGAATAGCCATAAGAAAACGCTTAAATTCAAGCACACCCAGAAAACTCACAAGCTCTGGAGGCAACGCGCCGAAGCGGTCTCTGATTTCAAGTTCAACATCCTGCATTTGCGCAGCATCTACAGCTGAAGAAAGTGCCTTGTAGAATTTCAAACGTTCTTTTCCGTCTGGAATATACGACTCTGGAATATGCGCGTTAATGCCAAGGTTGAT
Coding sequences within it:
- a CDS encoding peptidylprolyl isomerase, producing MRRVILILTLLFLVAGCSQHPEEKGVVARVNGKPIYLKELESRYDLNNIGWVSGIIPSVESMSEEYGNVLSELIVYKLVGDALEAEGLSVSAEEVEKEEAAIRADYPDDLFERTLTEEYIDIEVWRLFLKRHLEMKLFFNDVLRPKISLTYQEAEQYYKDNLSEFYIPERVHVLLIRSNDRKAVLRSSVLLEKAEDWKKVVETLPSDVVVRELKLKKNRLPHQWASALQQLKPKTSSNISTTAYGYEQLVLLSVLPEKLLGPSQAYAVIERVLIDQKMNSAFMDWLEKQVTSAQIKVTPLLSQKLHEKNNDENPVDSAPIQEEASAEPADESGGESEDGDGI
- the glyQ gene encoding glycine--tRNA ligase subunit alpha; the encoded protein is MNFQDVILTLQDFWSKQGCVLQQPFDIECGAGTFNPATFLRVIGPEPWKAAYVEPSRRPTDGRYGENPNRLQHYFQFQAVLKPSPDNIQEIYLDSLRALGIDPSAHDIRFVEDDWESPTLGAWGLGWEVWLNGMEVTQFTYFQQVGGIDLHPTSVEITYGLERICMYLQEKESVYDLMYNDTVTYGQVYHQNEVEMSKYNFEHSDPEMLLELFNMFEKECKQLCETGLPLPAYDYCLKCSHTFNMLDARGAISITERTGYIGRVRALASGVARLYAQQREELGFPLMPAKNND
- the recO gene encoding DNA repair protein RecO, translating into MEFTEKVIILRIGRFKEADLWVRFLSPTRGIMNAFAFGGCRSRRRFCGCLDHLNRVLFRVKGSKLATYFSLEEGTLMDSPDNLRVNHERLGLAVNCQKFMEAMGISFEGAPAAYNLFSEMLALLNESEELDKIWSIFFRARFAFDQGYNPELHVCQVCSNTLKYPVFHVQEGVLTCAACARSQGPRFRLSKESLDALRFVQENYPLRWTELKLSTKARKELSRSIDGFIQYHIGLSWENGMFRRV
- a CDS encoding helix-turn-helix domain-containing protein, producing MSEMLELGTLLREERERKGITLEELSERIKLAPRTLAFIESGTKSELPHAVYVKGFVKSYAMVVGLDPEELGAMVDVAYKDELEEEVAEPVIARREKSGSPVKLIAIIVLIAVLAAVGYYFMQSSTATLDSEEATVEVPVQPKPAEQEPVVQEPVEPVEQAEQSQVAEVAPVEKAAPAPKQEVKAEAKAKATKPATPKAAKVEAKPKPVKAKAVAKKPAAPVVAPSDVVAQNAAKKTAEKKVDGPMRLLRIEATADCWIEASGEGFPRKEFLLRNGEGFTVSFPKNLSLRLGNSGGISLTLDGVPYSFNGSDGKVRTVHIAAS
- a CDS encoding peptidyl-prolyl cis-trans isomerase, which encodes MPSRFLVALAAIVMLATPAHAEQLVNKIAAVVNGEIVTLYDLKQLAIPELKKAGVLGSKYADSPKVKSILSSVLENIVTEKLFLQDAERRGITVDEAEIENELRKLAQQRGLTLAKAKEQIIKDGLTVDSVKERVRASIIRQRLLGLMVGRKVVITKEEVERFYEKNKAEFAADGKIELSLLIFGDDSNVSNVRSELAAGKISFEEAVQKYSVGPGKEQGGYLGELGVKDISPQMMAAVDTMEDGTVSNVLSIGSNKALIKLHSKTKGSLRPLDEVAQEIEAKLRAPRLEASFKEYAEKLRNNAVVDVRL